Below is a genomic region from bacterium.
TGCTCCCAGAACAGCAAGATCGCGGCCAGGAGCAAACCGCCGCGGAAGGGAAGCCCGAGGCTCTGCTGCTCGCCGAGCAGGGCCAGCGCGGCGAGCATTGCCAGGTGACAGAGTGCCGCGAGCCGCAAGGCGCCCTGCGCGCCGAGGCGCGCGGCGAGGGAGTGCAGACCCCGCGCGCGGTCGAAGGCGGCGTCCTGCAGCGCGTAGATGAGGTCGAAGCCGGCCACCCAGAGCAGCACGGCGGCCGCGAGCAGCCAGGGCGCGCCGGCCAGGGTGCCGCGCACGGCGACCCAGGCGCCGATGGGCGCGATGGCGAGCGACAGCCCCAGCCAGAAGTGACTCGCCACGGTGAATCGCTTCGCGTGCGAGTAGCCGAGCAGCCAGGCGAGGGCGAAGGGCGCGAGCTTGCCGGCCAGGGGCCCGAGCAGCGTGGCGAGGGCCATGAACAGCGTCGCGTTGACGATGATGAAGCCACCCACCCAGGCGCGGTTGAGGAGGCCTGCCGGCAGGTGGCGGCCCGCGGTGCGCGGGTTCTCGGCATCGAGCCGGTGGTCGACGAGACGGTTGTAGGCCATGGCCGCGCTGCGGGCCGTCACCATGCAGCCGAGGATGAGCGCGAGCGCGCGCCAGCCCGGCCAGCCGGGGGGCGTGGCCTCGCGCGCGGCGAGCATCGCGCCGAAGAGCGCAAAAGG
It encodes:
- a CDS encoding 4-hydroxybenzoate octaprenyltransferase, which gives rise to MIAFPHTLFALPFALFGAMLAAREATPPGWPGWRALALILGCMVTARSAAMAYNRLVDHRLDAENPRTAGRHLPAGLLNRAWVGGFIIVNATLFMALATLLGPLAGKLAPFALAWLLGYSHAKRFTVASHFWLGLSLAIAPIGAWVAVRGTLAGAPWLLAAAVLLWVAGFDLIYALQDAAFDRARGLHSLAARLGAQGALRLAALCHLAMLAALALLGEQQSLGLPFRGGLLLAAILLFWEHRVVRGGDLARIDLAFFRLNSWVGVTVFAAGALAILLG